In uncultured Desulfuromonas sp., the genomic stretch AGCAAGCGCAATTCAACGGCACGCAAAACAACCCCGGTATAACAAATGGCGGCAACAAAGAGGTCCTGCTTGCGGATAATGCCTTCATTCATTCCTTGCTCGATGCAAACTCGTACTAACTTGAAGGGTTCGGTAAAGCAGATGGGGGAGGTATCGGTCATAAACTCGGTGTGTTTCATGTAAAGCATATATTCCATCATCACCGGATCCGACTCAGCAATATCAAAACACAGCTCAGCAAAGGCTTTAAGTTTCTCTTGAATGCTTGCGGCGCCCACCAGCCGCTCATTGAACATTTCCTGAAAATCGGCCAGCGTATCTTCATGGATGCGCCGCGCCAGGGTTTCCTTATTGGCAAAGTAGCTGTAAATGGCTCCGGTGCTGACTCCAGAGGCTTTGACGATGGCCGGGATAGACACGTTGTAATAACCTTTCTCAACGAAAAGCTCTCGTGCAACTTTCAAAACTTTGGCCATTTTCACATTGGGGGCAATTTGGCGTTTTTTATCAGCAGCCATGACATTCTCCTATCGAGCAATAAATTTTTATCAACATATCTAAACACACCCGAAAAGAAAAGACTAATCTCTAATCAGTCGGGTATTCAATATCATTTTGTCACAGATTCATCACAGGATGGCTCAATACCGTAGCAGACGGTCAGACCTGCTGCGATGATTGGGAGCAGCGCTTCAGCACATTCCCGGGGCGTGCTTCTTCAGCGAGGGCTTCATAGCCACCATCGAGCACAAAGACCTGCTCATAACCTTTGGCCTGCAAATACAAGTAACTCATGGCGGCACGCACACCATGGGGACAGAAAATACCGATCGGCCGTCCCTGCGGCAGTTCGGAAAATCGTGACGGGAGCTGATCCAGAGGGAGATGAATCACCTGGGCATGATAAACAAAGCCCAAGGGCAGTGTCAGCTGCTCCGGCTCAGTACGGATATCCAGCAAGACGGCATCGTCTGTGGCAAAAAGGGCGGCGGGGGATATTTTATGCCGCGACTGTCCGACAAAATCAAGAGTCATCCGCTGCAGAACCTGATCCACTGCATCTTCCATGGCTACACATCCTCTTTCCTGCACGGCGATCACCGCCATTCAATCTTCCAACAGTTATGAATATTGCGACGTCGGGAATAGTCTTCAGGAATCGTCTGGCGGGTGATATCTTCAATCACCAGGTCGGCCAACTGATCACGGTCCATCTTAAAGTTACGCAGATTATTTGAGAAAATCAAAACACCGCCGGGCGTCAACAGATCTGCGACAGCATAAATCAAGTCAACATGATCGCGTTGGATGTCAAAATTACCTGCCATCTTTTTTGAATTTGAAAATGTCGGAGGGTCGAGAAAAATCACATCATACTTCTCTTGACACTCTTTGACCCATTTCAGGCAGTCAGCCCGAATCACTTGATGCTGCGGACCGTCAAAGCCATTAATTTTCAGATTTTTTCGCGCCCATTCGGTATAGGTGGTCGACATATCGACAGAGGTTGTCGAGCGTGCTCCACCATCCGCCGCATAAACACTGACACTGGCGGTATAGGCAAACAGGTTGAGAAAGTGTTTGCCCTGTGTTAACGAGCGAATCAATTCGCGGGTCTGGCGATGATCGAGAAACAGACCGGTGTCCAGATAATCGGACAGATTCACCAGGAACCAGTTGCCGCCTTCACTGATCTCAAAAAAGGAGCCTTGCTCGGCCTGACGTTCGTATTGCTCGGATCCCCGCTGACGCTTACGGGTTTTAACATAAACCTGGTCGGCAGCAATGCCCAGTTCATCCGGCAGGACGGTGATAATCTCCCGCAATCGTCGTCTTGCCTGGCGTGTATCCACAGTGGACGGCGCCTGATACTCCTGAACGTGGGCCGCCCCCTCATACAGATCAATGGCCACGGCGTAATCGGGAAGGTCGGCATCGTAAACCCGATAACAGGTCACGTGTTGACGCTTGGCCCAACGTCGCAATTTTTTAAGGTTCTTACGCAACCGATTGACGAACATCTCGGCACCATCGCTAAGCTCTTCCACTTCCGCTAAACCATGGGGCAGCGAGACGGTCTCCCGGTAAAAATGCTGTGGCTCGACGTCAAAATGGAGCAACTGACATTTGAGTGCCCCATTGAAAAACTGGTGTTTTTTACGGGCGCGCATCTCCAACTGATGACCAAACTGGTTTCCGCTGGTAAACACACTGAGCTGCCAGTGCAAAAAATGTTCACGCACCCGTTGCCCGAGGAGCTGGTATAACCCCATCAGATCCTCCACCTCGCCTAACCGTTCTCCGTACGGCGGATTGGTGATGATCAATCCGGGTTGCTCACTGATCGGTTCGTCGCCGAAACTGGACAGCTCGCGACGCTCAAAGTGAACCTTATCCTGTAATCCGGCATTGGCCGCATTGTCCCAGGCATTCTTGATCGCCGATGGATCCTGATCATAGCCCACCAGACGCGGCACTGTCTGCAGACCCTGCTCACGACGCTGTACAGCCTCATCGCGCAGGCGATTCCACAGATCGGCATCGTGCTGCCGCCAGTGCAGAAAGCCCATATAGTCACGCTTCAGCCCCGGCGCACAATCGCCGGCCATCAACGCCGCTTCCAGCACCAGAGTCCCGGAACCACACATGGGATCAACCAATGGAGCCCCAACCGCTGCCTTCTGCGGCCAACCGGCACGCAACAACAACGCGGCAGCCAGATGCTCTTTCAGCGGCGCCTTGCCGCCCTGCGTCCGATAGCCACGACGATGCAGACTGTCGCCGGACAGATCCAGACTCAGCGTCAGCACATCTTTAAGAATCCAGACATTGAGACGCCAATCCGGCTGATCAACGACAACATCCGGCCGAACACCGCAGTGATCGCGAAAACGATCCACCACGGCGTCTTTGGTTTTCAATGCTGCATAGCGCGAATGGGTCAATTGCGAACTGGCCAGGTTACAATCAACGGCAAAGGTATTGGACACATCGAAATGCTCTTCCCAGGCAAAGGCAGCCACCGCGCGATACAGTGATTCACTGTCGGTCACGGGAGCTTCCACCACCGGCAACAACACTCGACCGGCCAGACGCGACCACAGACACACCCGGTAGGCGGTTTCCAGTGAACCATTGAAACGCACGCCACCACGCACCTGTCGGACATCCTGCGCCTGAAGTGTCTCCAGCTCTTCAGCCAGAAGGGGTTCCAGCCCCTTGGAAGCGGTCGCAAAAAAATTCAGCTCACCAGCCATGTTTCGCGTGTCCTTTTACCTTGTAGAGTTCTTACGAGTGCGGT encodes the following:
- a CDS encoding TetR/AcrR family transcriptional regulator; this encodes MAADKKRQIAPNVKMAKVLKVARELFVEKGYYNVSIPAIVKASGVSTGAIYSYFANKETLARRIHEDTLADFQEMFNERLVGAASIQEKLKAFAELCFDIAESDPVMMEYMLYMKHTEFMTDTSPICFTEPFKLVRVCIEQGMNEGIIRKQDLFVAAICYTGVVLRAVELRLLCVVNRPLHEISDDLVANAWAAIKA
- a CDS encoding rhodanese-like domain-containing protein, which gives rise to MAVIAVQERGCVAMEDAVDQVLQRMTLDFVGQSRHKISPAALFATDDAVLLDIRTEPEQLTLPLGFVYHAQVIHLPLDQLPSRFSELPQGRPIGIFCPHGVRAAMSYLYLQAKGYEQVFVLDGGYEALAEEARPGNVLKRCSQSSQQV
- the rlmKL gene encoding bifunctional 23S rRNA (guanine(2069)-N(7))-methyltransferase RlmK/23S rRNA (guanine(2445)-N(2))-methyltransferase RlmL; the protein is MAGELNFFATASKGLEPLLAEELETLQAQDVRQVRGGVRFNGSLETAYRVCLWSRLAGRVLLPVVEAPVTDSESLYRAVAAFAWEEHFDVSNTFAVDCNLASSQLTHSRYAALKTKDAVVDRFRDHCGVRPDVVVDQPDWRLNVWILKDVLTLSLDLSGDSLHRRGYRTQGGKAPLKEHLAAALLLRAGWPQKAAVGAPLVDPMCGSGTLVLEAALMAGDCAPGLKRDYMGFLHWRQHDADLWNRLRDEAVQRREQGLQTVPRLVGYDQDPSAIKNAWDNAANAGLQDKVHFERRELSSFGDEPISEQPGLIITNPPYGERLGEVEDLMGLYQLLGQRVREHFLHWQLSVFTSGNQFGHQLEMRARKKHQFFNGALKCQLLHFDVEPQHFYRETVSLPHGLAEVEELSDGAEMFVNRLRKNLKKLRRWAKRQHVTCYRVYDADLPDYAVAIDLYEGAAHVQEYQAPSTVDTRQARRRLREIITVLPDELGIAADQVYVKTRKRQRGSEQYERQAEQGSFFEISEGGNWFLVNLSDYLDTGLFLDHRQTRELIRSLTQGKHFLNLFAYTASVSVYAADGGARSTTSVDMSTTYTEWARKNLKINGFDGPQHQVIRADCLKWVKECQEKYDVIFLDPPTFSNSKKMAGNFDIQRDHVDLIYAVADLLTPGGVLIFSNNLRNFKMDRDQLADLVIEDITRQTIPEDYSRRRNIHNCWKIEWR